CTGAAGCTTTTTTGTGTTGATATAAATCAGATACAGTATCAATCACTTTGGTGCACCATTTGATACTAGTTCAGGTATGTGTATATGTATCTGGTCAAATCAATTGATTATAGCAAAATGGGAAGTGCAGAGATGTGCATGTAACTGAGAAACATGATTATACCAAAAAATATTAGAATGTCATCCTTCAAAGGAGGAGATTGAAGCTTTACCATTTCTACACCATCTTATATCTGGCGTAGGTACGTCAGAAAGCAATAGCTTTAATGCAGGGCACATGATACTAAGGCGTGATTCATTGTCTAGCAAATTAATTTTCATCAAACTTCAGTTACCTtctaaaacttttctttttaaactgactCAGAGAAGGAGGTGCCACGTGTCTCTTATTGTTCTGTCTGTACCATGAGGAGGTGGGAGGAATGAAAAGTCAAACTTTGCACTTCGTGGGGGTCTGGAAATGGTGAACTGCAACAATTGGCTTTCTGCATCTGACAGGAACATTGATGGAGCTGGGTATTTCACCCATTGTCACTTCCGGGCTCATCATGCAGCTCTTGGCTGGTGCCAAGATAATTGAGGTTGGGGACACTCCAAAAGACAGAGCTCTCTTCAATGGGGCGCAAAAATGTAAGTAGCAGCTGATATCAAGGAGGCTTTTCTAGAATGAGACCTGACATTAACAATGGATGTCGTGAACTTGATCGCCTGAAAAATCTTGAAATCGCACGTGTAGGCCTCTCCAGATGTTAGTTTTCTTGATTCTGAATTTGTTAGTACTTCAATACTCTGATTTATTGTCTGCTGTTTCTTGGCCCATCTGAAATTTTCTGGTGGGTTTCAGTTGAGTTCTTAGTGGTGGTCACGTGATGGTGTCCCTGCTGCAGTTTCAGCAGAGAGACCAAATATTAAATGGACCATGGAGATACCAATACCGCCCAGACCTCTAAATGTAATTGAGGCATATTTGATGTGGTAGAATGGTGAGgcaattctgtgctgctgctgtcctTCTTGTGTGAACTTTAAAAGGACTTGAGACTCAAGTCCTTTTAAAGTTGGCTCTTTTCAGTAGTAAATGTTGCTATGCTATCTCTGTAACATACAGATTTCAGTTAATTTTAGTCAGATCTTCTCTACAACTTGTTTCTGTACAAGGAACACTTAAGTTCCAAAATCTGTTTACTGAAGAAAAACTCACCTAAATTGCTTATGTATCAGCTTAATGTTttactttgtatttaaaaaaatatttcctgcaaACAAGAGTGTTTAACACTGAGAATGTTGCTTCATCTGTTTTAGGTTTAGATTAGTTTTCTCTCATTGCTGCTGTGCAGTGTTTTTGTTGATCCTAGAGTTTCCAGTGACCGATTTCAGTGCTCAAACTTCATTTTGACATTGCATTTAGATGTCTATTTCATTAGTTTTTTGTATACTCCTTCCCCCTGCTACCCTTTTTTCACTAGTCTGCAAATGTCTTAAACTGACAGTATTTTTTGTCGTCTTTTACAGTGTTCGGCATGATTATTACAATTGGTCAGTCTATCGTCTATGTAATGACAGGGATGTACGGAGACCCATCTGAGATGGGTGCTGGTATCTGTTTGCTTATCACAATTCAGGTAACTTTTATACCACACCCTCTACATCACTCCTCAAAACCATACTTCCCTTTTATCCTAAAGGAGTCTAGAGGGTGCAGTTATGCAACCTCATGGAGTGATGGGAAAGGAGCGAGGAGAATTGAAAGCACACATGTCTGCCAAGCAAAGAGGATATCTGATCTTCTCCTTGTTATCGTTGATACAAATGTTTTGTTCCATTAAGTCAGcattattacaaaaaataaaaagggatgaAGTCTCCAGTAAATAATGCTATTTCTTTTCTTGCAGCTTTTTGTAGCTGGGTTGATAGTTCTACTATTGGATGAGCttctacagaaaggatatggtcTTGGTTCTGGCATCTCTCTCTTCATTGCTACCAACATCTGTGAGACTATTGTATGGAAGGCATTCAGCCCCACCACTGTGAACACAGGCCGAGGTAACTCTTTTTGCTTGTGTTAAGATTTAAGTATTCTGTAATATGAAAGATGACTAGATTATCTGAGTAGCTTCATGTTCACTTTTCCCACATTCTAAAGCTCCACTCATACATAGCAATTTCTACAGTAACCTTCCAGAGCACAGAGAATTTCAGCAACAGAAAAGTTGTGTTTCTatgcacaaaagaaaaaaaaattaaggaaattaagtTAAATAGTAAATATTGCTCTTGACCTCTCAACTCCTGTAATTTTTTCAAGTGGAATCCTAATTATAATAGAGATGTTTGTATGCAAGGTAGAAATGCATGTGTAATGCAAATACTGTGAGAGAAGACTCCAGAGGTTTAAGATGAATGGTATATAAGCAGCATATTACCTTGCTTGAGGGAGGGAGTGCGTCCTGCCACTCAGCAGCTACCCCTATTGTTGATTTGAGTGACACTTTTTCCAAAGGCTAATCAAATCATCCTCAGTTGCAAGGATAGGGAATGAGGTTCCATAGGGGACATGAGGAACTGAAGAGAGAGGAGATGGAAGTATTGGGTGCTCACAGGAAGGCAGCTAATTTCATTTGTGCAAATAAGCTGTAACTCTATAATATAGGATGATCAGGTGTTCAGTCCACAGCTTTCTCCATTTACTTTACATTGTTTATTGTAAGTCTGCAGAATACCTCCACCAGATCTTTACTGTCTCCTTAAATGTATGCTTTAATCAGAATCTGGAATGAAGAATGGTCATACTAGCTcagtttcctgtcttctgacattgctcaatgccagatgcttcagagggaatgaacagaacagggcagttattgatGATCCTGtcgtccagtctcagcttctggcagtcagaggcttaagggcagtcagagcatggggttgtgtccccgaccatcttggctaatagagattgatggacctatcctccatgaacttacctaattcttttttgaacccagttacacttttggcctgcacaacatgtctggcaacaagttccacaggttgactgcattgtgtgaagaagtacttccttacgtTTGTTTTGGTCTGCTGCCtttttaatttcactgggtgacccctggttcttgtgttctgtgaaggggtaaataacacttccttatttgcctTCTCCGCACCAGTCACGATTGTTTTAGACGTCTCGCATATCcctcctcagtcatctcttttccaggctaaacagtcccagtctttttaatgcaTCCTCAGATGGAAGTGTTCCATACCCCAGTCATTTTTATGACCGTTCTGTGtacttttttcaattctaatatatcttttttggggaTTGGGCAACCAAAACtgtgtgcagtattcaaggtgtggacatcccatgaatttatgtagtggcattatcgatccctttcttaatggttcccaatCTTCAGAATTGGTTGCTGGGAGGCATATGAGTCTGTCATTTCAAAATGTCACTTTTATTTAAAGGGCAGTGGTTTTGTCCCACAGAATTCATAGTTATAGCAGAATCCAAGCTGTTGCTTATTAAGAATCTTGGGTCCATAAATTTTGAACGCTCTTCTTTCTGTGTGATTTTTCAGCAGGACAGGAGAGTCAAAATCGCTTGCTTTGTGATAGCGAGTTCTCAAAGCACAGAACTTCAAAGTAGGAAAACAGAGCAATGCATTTCTTTGAAATGTAACTGTCATAAAAAGTGATTACAACTCTGTTTCCCTTTTAATCCCATAATGCTGTGTTTTGCTCTGTGTTGCTGATAAGTATTCTGGAAAACCTAAATTTCTAACAAGAAATTTGTTCTCAGGTGCAAATTGCTCAAACTTTTTTGGATAATTCAGTGCTTCAGGATGCTCTGAATTCTGTGGGTCTAAAGTGTACTGTTTACATCTCTCTTGTTCCCTGTGTTTTATAGAATCATTGTTTTGTCTTCTAGTATGTTCTTTGGCACTGTCTAAAATAGTCAAATGGTGTGGAATCCATACCTGTATGAAATTAGTAGATGTAGTTTACACTATGAAGACAATTGCATTCTTCCCTGTATTAACATATTTCTTATAGAAGGAATTGCCTTTAGggtgtgatttttcaaaagtgctcagcattggcctaactgaTCCTAtagaaatcaatggtaaaacccttactgactttagtgggagcagagttaggccaacagcAAGTGCTTCTGATAATCCCACCCTAAATAATGTATTTCAGAAGCCTAGTTAATGTCTTAGTTCAGGTATTAAGATAACTGAACTCATtgtccttcccctctccctttctcATTCAAGGAATGGAGTTTGAAGGAGCCATTATTGCTCTGTTCCATCTGCTGGCTACTCGTACGGACAAAGTCAGAGCTCTCCGAGAGGCCTTCTACCGCCAGAACCTCCCTAACCTCATGAACCTGATTGCCACCATTTTTGTCTTTGCTGTTGTCATTTACTTCCAGGTCAGTCAGAAtctaaaataatgtttaaaaccCCTGCTGGTAGATGTAGTAAAGTCACCTATTTCACAAATGCAGTCTGATAAATTTTGAGTACAGATCCTGACAGCACTTCCATAGAAAAGCTGAaaattgtgaagataaatacgaATTTAAGACGTTCAAAATCTTTGGCTCTTTTGTGGCTTTAAATCAGAATTGACATGGCTGAgtatttaaaaattgattttttttctgcagctTGAAGAGTTAAACTTCAGCTTTTTAGTGCATGCAGAAGACTCCTAATGACTTCTGGGTGTGCATGCAACAGCCAGGGCTTCAATTACTTGATCTAAAAAGGCTGGAACTCCACCCTTGGCTTTCTGTGGCCCCTGAAAGGCTTGAGAACTATTGTAGACTGAGAGAGATGATGGATGTGTACTAACAGACCTTGCTAAAAATGCCTCAACGTTTTGCTGAAAATACCATGAGCCCATAAAAACCTGAGTTCATTTTGGAATTTATTGCAGCAAAATGGCCAATAAGTAGCaaataaggtttttttttgtgtgtacCTTTGAAATTTCCACTTGTGGGCACTATGCTGAGTTCTTCCTGTAATTTCAGACTCACCTTTTGAATATCTTGGCATTTCATAAATTCACATATTTAAGCTGCCCTGTGCAACGATCTAAATGGGTCTGAGGTCTTGGCAGAAGGGTTTAAATAAAGGGCTGAGCTAGCAGAGTGTTTGACACTCACATGGTTCATGGCAAGATTTTTGTTGAGACCTTGCATGTGCTGCAGTTGTGTGGTTTACTTCAGAGTTACAGTGGGGTTTTCACTTGGCATTTTTCAGGGCTTCCGAGTGGACCTCCCCATCAAATCTGCCCGCTACCGTGGCCAGTACAACACTTATCCTATCAAGCTGTTCTATACTTCCAATATTCCGATCATTCTTCAGTCTGCCTTGGTATCTAATCTGTATGTGATCTCCCAGATGTTGTCTGCTCGCTTCAGTGGCAACTTGTTGGTTAGCCTGCTGGGCACCTGGTCTGTAAGTATCCACCTGTTTTCTGTAGCCTGTTTTACACCATGCAGGGGCCCCACTAGAATGCCCAGCTTCGGACATGATCTCTGTAAACATAGTGACACTTTCCCTGGCAAAATTATGCACATTGAGACTAACAGCCCAACATGTGATGTTTTCCCTTCATTATTGACTGTGGAATATATTTACCGTGTGTGTTTAATCTGTGGCTTGCTATTACTTTTTCCTCCCTTGCAAACCCGGtatcttttattttttcatttgtccCTTGTGTTCCCATCTTTAGAAACTGCTCATAATCTGAAACTTGAATTCCCTTGTGCAGCCCATGTGCG
The sequence above is drawn from the Natator depressus isolate rNatDep1 chromosome 7, rNatDep2.hap1, whole genome shotgun sequence genome and encodes:
- the SEC61A1 gene encoding protein transport protein Sec61 subunit alpha → MGIKFLEVIKPFCVILPEIQKPERKIQFKEKVLWTAITLFIFLVCCQIPLFGIMSSDSADPFYWMRVILASNRGTLMELGISPIVTSGLIMQLLAGAKIIEVGDTPKDRALFNGAQKLFGMIITIGQSIVYVMTGMYGDPSEMGAGICLLITIQLFVAGLIVLLLDELLQKGYGLGSGISLFIATNICETIVWKAFSPTTVNTGRGMEFEGAIIALFHLLATRTDKVRALREAFYRQNLPNLMNLIATIFVFAVVIYFQGFRVDLPIKSARYRGQYNTYPIKLFYTSNIPIILQSALVSNLYVISQMLSARFSGNLLVSLLGTWSDTSSGGPARSYPVGGLCYYLSPPESFGSVLEDPVHAVVYIVFMLGSCAFFSKTWIEVSGSSAKDVAKQLKEQQMVMRGHRETSMVHELNRYIPTAAAFGGLCIGALSVLADFLGAIGSGTGILLAVTIIYQYFEIFVKEQSEVGSMGALLF